In Microtus ochrogaster isolate Prairie Vole_2 unplaced genomic scaffold, MicOch1.0 UNK146, whole genome shotgun sequence, one genomic interval encodes:
- the LOC101994959 gene encoding LOW QUALITY PROTEIN: vomeronasal type-1 receptor 90-like (The sequence of the model RefSeq protein was modified relative to this genomic sequence to represent the inferred CDS: deleted 1 base in 1 codon) — MSPPVPQSLFLIAALCRSPPPRPRAALRLRDRAPLSASATARSSPPPRPLVEFLKSLMYAIISSAYSKSGLGVLANMFLLVFYTFIILGDRSKPMDMISCQLAFIHIMLLITGGDIWLWDIFESLNIDNDFKCKTNFYISRVLRGLSICITCLLSVFQAVTISPSSSLLAKFKYKLKKYMISAFLLIWFFNLSFSSNRIFYAGAFNNISKTNQMKVTKFCSLFSMNYIISALFLTLTMSRDIFLVGVTLTRSAYMVIILFRHQRQHKHLHSINYLRASPEKRATQTILLLVISFVVMYCVDFIISSTAVLLWYNPVILSVQKFVMNVYPTITPLIQIISDNRLTNMMKHMQSVCHQIFKKG; from the exons atgtcgccgccggtcccccaaagcctatttttgattgcagcactGTGCCGCTCTCCGCCTCCGCGACCGCGCGCCGCTCTCCGCCTCCGCGACCGCGCCCCGCTCTCCGCCTCCGCGACCGCGCGCAGCTCTCCGCCTCCGCGACCCCTGGTAGAATTCTTAAAGtcacttatgtatgctatcatTTCATCTGCATATAGCAAAT CTGGACTTGGAGTTCTGGCCAATatgtttctccttgttttctataCTTTCATAATTCTAGGTGACAGATCCAAGCCCATGGACATGATCTCCTGTCAACTGGCCTTCATCCACATAATGCTACTCATCACTGGAGGGGATATTTGGCTTTGGGACATATTTGAGTCACTGAACATTGacaatgactttaaatgtaagaCAAATTTTTACATAAGCAGGGTGTTGAGAGGCCTCTCCATCTgcatcacctgcctcctgagtgtgttccAGGCAGTCACTATCAGTCCCAGTTCCTCTTTGTtggcaaaatttaaatataaactaaaaaagtacatgatttctgctttcttacttatttggtttttcaacTTATCATTCAGTAGCAACCGAATTTTCTACGCTGGTGCTTTTAACAACATTAGTAAGACCAACCAAATGAAGGTCACTAAATTCTGCTCACTTTTTTCCATGAACTACATCATTAGTGCACTG TTTTTAACACTGACAATGTCCAGAGATATATTTCTTGTAGGAGTGACGCTGACCAGAAGTGCATACATGGTGATCATCTTGTTCAGACATCAGAGGCAACACAAGCATCTTCACAGCATCAACTACCTGAGAGCATCCCCTGAGAAAAGGGCCACCCAGACCATCTTGCTGCTGGTGATTTCCTTTGTGGTCATGTACTGTGTGGACTTCATCATCTCATCCACCGCAGTCCTGTTATGGTACAATCCAGTCATCTTGAGTGTTCAGAAGTTTGTGATGAATGTCTATCCCACAATTACTCCTCTGATACAAATCATTTCCGATAACAGATTAACCAATATGATGAAACACATGCAGTCTGTGTGCCACCAGATATTTAAAAAGGGATAG